In the genome of Candidatus Dependentiae bacterium, the window ATAAGGAAATGCCTCTTTACTTGGTAACATAAATTGAAATGAAGATGCTGCTAAATATCCATGACCAACTTCACGTCTACCCGGTCCACGCATTGGACGAACTTCGCCAACCGAAAATGGTGGGAAATTATAGTTCAACATAAACGTACGATCAGCTGTATCATCTTCCATAATGCTTTCAACACGTTGAGTGTCTTGGCCACCACCGAAAGTAACACTCGTTAACGCTTGCGTTTGTCCACGAGTAAAGAGTGATGAACCATGTGCAAATGGAAGCAAGCCAACTTCAACATTAATATCTCGCACTTGATCAAAAGCACGATTATCAACACGATGATTAACAGAAAATACTAAATCAGTAAACTTCTTCTTAAATGCTTCTTCAAAAAGATACGACAGTATGCGTTCAGGAATTTCAACCTTATTATCAAATGTTTGTACATAAGCAGAGAACTCTGCTTGAAGTTCTTTCAACTGTTCTGAACGTTCTTTTTTATCAACAACAAATGTTTTTTTAATGCGATCTTGATTCAAGAATTCTAATGCTCTTTCAGACCACACAGTCCAATCAATACTTTGATCTACCGGACGTTTTGTTTTGCCAACTTCTTTTGCAATTTCTTCTTGCCATGCAACAATTTTTTTAATCTGTTCATGAGCCATAAATGCTGCATCTACAAATTCAGATTCTGAAATTTCATCTGAAGTTCCTTCAATCATGCAAATGCCTTCTTTAGTACCTGCAACGATAAGAGTTGCATCAGCACGACCGGCATCTTCATAAGAAGGATTCACTACCCATTTGCCATCAACACGAGCCATTTCAACGCCACCAACCGGCCCTAAAAACGGTATATCTGAAATGCATAATGCTAATGAACTCGCGTTCAATGCCATTATTGAAGGAGCTTGTTTTCTATCGACAGAATACACTGTTGATAAAACTTGAATTTGATCAAAATAATGATCAGGAAAAATTGGTCGTATTGAGCGGTCAATAACACGAGAAGTTAAAACCTCTTTATCTGACGATTTCCCTTCCCGCTTGTAGTATCCACCTGGAATTTTACCCGCTGCTGCATATTGTTCACGATAATCAACTGTAAGCGGCAAAAAGCCGGGAAATTCATTACTTGCTGAAGCTGTTGCTGTTGTTAAAACAACAGTTCCTCCGTGTGTAAACCAAACGGCTCCATCAGCTTGTTGAGCTACCTTGCCAATTTCAACTTCGTAACCGAAGTCCGGCAAATTAAATTTTTTTACCATCTAATACGACCTATTATATTTTAAAGTAATACCGGTTTGTATAAATATTTTATTTCAAACCAAGTTTATGTTTTATCTCATTATATTTTTGCTCATTTTCTTTGTGCAAATAATTAAGTAATGTACGCCGTTGAGCAACCATTTTTAATAATCCTAAACGTGAAGAATAATCTTTATGATTACTTTTCATGTGTTCAGTTAAAACCTTAATCTTACCTGTTAGTGCTGCAATTTGCACCTCAGATGAACCGGTATCTTGTCCATCTCTACCAAAATCTTTTACAACTTCTTGCATTTGCTCTTTTGTTAAAGCCATTATATTGAACCTCAATATTCAAACGTTTATTTTTTTATGCTCTTTGGTAGGCACGAGCGGGATCGAACCGCTGACCCCTGCTACGTCAAAGCAGTGCTCTACCACTGAGCTACGCGCCTAT includes:
- a CDS encoding polyribonucleotide nucleotidyltransferase, producing the protein MVKKFNLPDFGYEVEIGKVAQQADGAVWFTHGGTVVLTTATASASNEFPGFLPLTVDYREQYAAAGKIPGGYYKREGKSSDKEVLTSRVIDRSIRPIFPDHYFDQIQVLSTVYSVDRKQAPSIMALNASSLALCISDIPFLGPVGGVEMARVDGKWVVNPSYEDAGRADATLIVAGTKEGICMIEGTSDEISESEFVDAAFMAHEQIKKIVAWQEEIAKEVGKTKRPVDQSIDWTVWSERALEFLNQDRIKKTFVVDKKERSEQLKELQAEFSAYVQTFDNKVEIPERILSYLFEEAFKKKFTDLVFSVNHRVDNRAFDQVRDINVEVGLLPFAHGSSLFTRGQTQALTSVTFGGGQDTQRVESIMEDDTADRTFMLNYNFPPFSVGEVRPMRGPGRREVGHGYLAASSFQFMLPSKEAFPYTIRIVTDILESNGSSSMATVCGSTMAMMQGGVPIKKMVSGVAMGLLRSSTGDIHVLTDISGFEDNFGLMDFKVAGTDQGITAIQMDIKHKGGFGRNVFESALKQAHKGRLHILSEMRKCMTEPAAEMSALVPKVISFKIDNDKIGAVIGSGGKMIREIIETTGVTSIDIEDDGTVKIFGVSAEKLDKATNWVKVLAGQIKAGDRFEGKIRRIVDFGIFVELVPGQDGLVHVSSIPRDKQRSFQNMYKLDDVVPIEVIDYDSATGRIRLRILEDK
- the rpsO gene encoding 30S ribosomal protein S15, encoding MALTKEQMQEVVKDFGRDGQDTGSSEVQIAALTGKIKVLTEHMKSNHKDYSSRLGLLKMVAQRRTLLNYLHKENEQKYNEIKHKLGLK